The sequence TCGTCGCCTACGCCGCGGAGCGCCACATCGACATCATGCCGGAGCTGGACATGCCCGGCCACTGCCTCGCCGTGACCACCGCCTACCCGGAAACCCTTCCGGGCACCGGCGACGACAGCGTGTCCGTGCAGGGCGTGAAGGCCAACGTGCTCTCCCCCGCCCGCGAGGGGAACTACAAGATGGTGGACGACATCATCCGCGAGGTCGCCACGCTGTTCCCCTTCCAGTTCATCCACGTCGGCGGCGACGAGGTGAACCACAACGCGTGGTCGAAGGACCCCGCGATCAAGGCGCTGATGGAAAAAGAGAACCTCAAGGGCCTCGGCGCGGTGCAGAATTACTTCACCCGCCGTCTGGAAACCATCATCAGCAAGCACCAGCGCCGCATGGTCGGCTGGAACGAAATCCTCGGCGGCGGCAACCTGCGGCCGGACACCACCGTGATGGCCTGGACCGGCACCGGCCCGGGATTCGAGGCAGCCAAGAAGGGCCACCCCGTCATCATGGCCCCGGGACCGTACTGCTACTTCGACATGGGCTACGGCGGCCCCGATGAACCGAAGACCCACTGGTGGGCCGGCAACATCGAAACCTCGAAGACCTACTCCTTCGACCCCACCTCGGGCGGCAACCTCACCCCCGACCAGCAGGCGCTGGTGCAAGGCGCTCACGGCGCGCTGTGGACCGAGTTCGTGACCGATGGCACGGGCGCCGACTACCGCATCTTCCCGCGCCTCAACGCCCTGGCGGAGGTCGCCTGGACCCCTCAGGAAAAGCGGAACTGGGACGATTTCACCCGTCGCTTCGGAGACGACCTGGAGCGCCTCCACTACCAGGGCATCGCCTTCCGCGTGCCGCCGCCAACCGCCCTCTGGAAGCAGGGCAAGGCCAAGCTGGTGCCGCCCTTCCCCGGCGCGGACATGCGTTTCACCACCGATGGCAGCAAGCCGACCGCCGATTCGCCGCGCTACGAATCCGTGATCTCCATCGCGGACCCGAACAAACTGCGCTACATCACCGTCTTCCGCGGCCGCACCAGCCCGGCCAAGAATGGGGCCGAGCGCGAGGGTTTCGCGAAGTGGTCGCCGGAAAACATCACCGCGGATTGGAAGCCCGTCGATTTCGACGCCTCCGCCGCTGTGACCGCGGATGGCATCCACCGCGCCCTCTTCCAGTTCAACAGCGGCGGCAAGAAGCTCGTGATCCGCAAGGTCGAGCTGCTGCGCGATGGCAAGGTGATCGCCACCGACGCCCACGACGGCGAAAGCGGCGGCAAGGCCGTGAACAACAGCTACCGCCTCCCGGTCACCGGCCACCGCAGCGGCGCGAAATACACGCTGCGCGCCGAGATCAAGGGCGACGGCGGCAATGACTCCCGCGGCGGCATCTCGCTCGACCGCGCCGAGGGCCTTGAGCCGGAAATGACGGTCGCCGCCAGCGCGGACGGTTACCAGGAACACACCGCCGCCTCGCTGGTGACTTGGAACCCAGGCTCCTACTTCTGGTCGAACCGCCCGCTGAAGGACGGCGACACCGTGACCTTCACCTTCGCCAAACCGCAGGTGCTGCGCCATGTCGAGCTGCCCACCGGCGAAGCCTCCGGCACCAAGGACCAGATCCAGAACGCGGTCCTGGAAGTCTCCAACGACGGCAAAACCTTCAAGAAGGTGGCCGACTACGGCTACGGCAGCGCCAAGGCCGATCTCGACGGCAAGCCGGTCCTCGCCATCCGCCTCCGCGCCACCGGCACCCACGCCGGCTGGTGCATGGTTCGCCTGCCGCAGTTGCGCTAACCCCATCCTCAGTCCCGCAGGGACGACGTAACTTAGCCGGTGGCGCAAGCCACCGGTAGACGAACCGTGGGAAACAAGTCCCGGTAGGGACGACGCTGCCTGCGCTCGCCACCGTAATCCACCGGTTCGGATGTTTGGGAACCGCGGCCCTCTTCAACTCCGGAATCGGCTCGCCGCACCGAACTCCATCAATCTCCGTTGCGTCGTCCCTACCGGGGCTGAAGAAGACATCCTCATCACGCAAAACGGCCGCATCCCCTCGGGGACGCGGCCGTTCGCATTCAAATGTGAATCACTTCTTCACCAGCAGACTGGAGCCGGTCATTTCCGCCGGCTTCGCCACCCCCAGCATCTCCAGCAGCGTCGGAGCCATGTCGGCGAGGATGCCGTCCTTCACCTGATACTGGTCCGCGTCCTCCGCCACGTAGATCGCGTGGACGAGGTTGGTGGTGTGGGCGGTGTGCGGGGAGCCATCCGGATTCCGCATGTACTCGCAGTTGCCGTGGTCCGCGGTGAGCAGCAGCTTGCCACCCAGCGACAAGGTCTTCTCGACGATCGCCTGCACGCTGGCGTCGATCACCTCGCAGGCCTTGATCGCGGCTTCCACCACGCCGGTGTGACCGACCATGTCCGGGTTCGCGAAATTGAGGATCACCAGATCGTAGTCCGGCAGCTTCTCCAGCACGATGCGGGTAACCTCCGGCGCGCTCATCTGCGGCTTGAAGTCATAGGTCGGCACATCCTTCGGGGACGGCACGATCGCGCGCTCCTCGCCCTCGAACGGCAGCTCCGCGCCACCGTTGAAGAAGTAGGTCACGTGCGGATACTTCTCGGTTTCCGCGATGCGGAGCTGGTTCTTGCCCGCCTTGGAAACCGTCTCGCCGAGCACCATCGCCATCGACTGGGAACCGAAGATCACCGGCACGCCGTAGGTCTCGTCATACTCGGTGAGCGTGACGAAATGCACCTTCGGCACGTGGCCGCGGTCGAAGCCGGCGAAGTCCGGGCGCAGGAACGCCTCGGAAAGCTGGCGGGCGCGGTCGGCGCGGAAATTGAAAAACAGGATCACGTCGCCATCGCGGATGATGTCCTCGTTCGGCTTCGTGAACACCATGCCGGGCAGGAACTCGTCGGTCTTGTCCTGGCGGTACCAATCGGCCACCGCCTCGCTGGCCAGCACGTGGCGCTCCTCGCCCGTGCCGCGCACGATCGCGTCCCAGGCCAGCTTGGTGCGCTCCCAGCGCTTGTCGCGGTCCATCGCGAAATAGCGGCCGGTCACCGTCACGATGCGGGCGCCCACCGGGCTCACTTCATCTTCCAGCTTCGAAAGGTAGGCTTCACCACCGGTCGGCGAGGTGTCGCGGCCATCGGTGATGGCGTGGATCGCGATGTCCTTCACGCCCGCCGCACCGGCGAGTTTCACCATCGCGATGAGTTGCTCGAGGTGGCTGTGCACACCGCCGTCCGACACCAGACCGATGAAATGCAGGCGGCTGCCCTTGGCCTTCTCCAGCGCCTCGGCGAACACCGGGTTGGAACCCAGCGTGTTCTCCTCGATCGCCTTGTTGATGCGGGTGAGGTCCTGATAGACGATCCGGCCCGCGCCGAGGTTGAGGTGACCCACCTCGGAGTTCCCCATCTGGCCGGCCGGCAGGCCGACATCCAGACCAGAGGCGCTCACGAGGCCCTTCGGATACTGCTCCAGCATCACGTCGTGGAACGGGGTGTTCGCGAGCAACGTCGCGTTGCCGTCGCGCTTCGCCGTTTCTTTCCCTCCGGGGTTCACACCCCAGCCGTCACGAATGATGAGAACCACCGGTTTCTTGGCCATGATGCCGGGCGTTTAGCGTCCCCGGCCCCGGGCGTCCAGCGCGGGAAAGCCCGGAGAGCAAGATTCGCTGCATCCTGCACTCGATCCACAATGTTTGATTTTGTGGCAATTTTTGGATATTCACCCGTTTGGATCGCGTATTTCCAGATGCCCATTGGAACCACCCTCTGACTTCCTCATGTCTCCCTCTTGGTCCCGCCGCCATTTCCTGAAGTCCGCCGCCTTGCTGCCACTCGCCAGCCAGGCGTCGGCCGCTCCCGCCATCGTGACCGGAAAACCCTCCACCGGCCTCCGGATCGAAGAGGTGAAAATGGCCTTCGAGGATTTCAACTACCGGGTGCCCTACAAATTCGGCGGCACCGCGGTGGACCGCGTCACCCTGCTCAACGTCACCGCGCGAGTCTCCAATGCCGCGGGTAAATCCGTCACCGGCTTCGGCTCGATGCCGATGGGCAATGTCTGGTCGTTCCCCTCCAGCACGATGTCCTACGACACCACGCTCAATGCGATGCGGACGCTGGCCAAGCGGATCGAGAAAATCACCGGAGGCTTCCAGGACACCGCCCACCCGATCGAGATCAATTTCCTCCTCGAACCCGAATACCTGAAGGCCGCCGCCGAGGTCTCCCGCGAACTCGCGCTGCCCACCCCGATTCCGAAGCTCTGCACCCAAGTCACCGCCAGCGCCTTCGATGCCGCCCTGCACGATGCCTTCGGCAAACTCCTCGGCCTGAATTGCTACCAGACCTATTCCACCGAGCTGATCGGTCACGATCTCTCGCGCTACCTGAACGCGGACTTCAAAGGCGAATCGCTCGCCAGCTACGTCACCCCCACCCCGCGGGACTGGGTGTGGCTGTTCCACTCCGTCGGCGGCCTCGACGCCGTCACTCCCGGCGAACTCAAGGACCGGCTCCATGACGGCCTCCCGGAAACCCTCGGCGAATGGATCCAGCGCGACGGACTCCAGCGCATCAAGATCAAGCTCCAGGGCGAGAACCTGGAATGGGACATCGCCCGCACCGTGGCGATCGACCGGGTGGCCCGCGAAACCCGCCCGGACGTGGAATGGAAATACTGCTGCGACTTCAACGAGCACTGCCCGAACGTCGACTACCTGTTGGAATACCTCCGCAAGGTGAAGGAGCAGGCCCCGCAGGGATTCGAGAGCATCCTCTACCTGGAGCAACCCACCAAGCGCGACCTGAAGGCCGACCGCCAGAACCTCATGCACGAGGCCGCCAAGCTGCGTCCCGTGGTAATCGATGAATCCCTCACCGATCTGGACAATCTCCTGCTCGCCCGCGAAATGGGCTACACCGGTGCCTGCCTGAAAGCCTGCAAGGGCCAGTCCCACGCCCTGCTGATGGCCGCCGCGGGCAAGAAATACGACATGTTCCTGTGCGTGCAGGATCTCACCTGCCCCGGCGCCTCCCTCATCCAGTCCGCCGGAATCGCCTCCCACGTCCCGGGGCTCTCCACCATCGAGAGCAACGCCCGCGAATACGTCCCCTCCGCCAATGCCGCGTGGACCGCGAAATTCCCCGGCCTCTTCGACACCCGCGACGGCAAGCTCGCCACCAAACAACTCACCGGCCCGGGCCTCGGCGCGGTGCCATGAATCGGATGCCGCCGAGTTTCATTCCCAAGCGTCCGCCGCCGTGCAGACTGCCTCCATGAACGACGACCTCCTGCCGGAACTCCTCGCCGCCGTGGAACAGCAGCTCACTTCGCCCCAGACGAAATACGTCGCGAAAACCCTCGACCGCCTGCTGAAACTCGGCGTGCCCGACTCCGAGGCCAAGGAGCAGATCGCCCTCTGTCTCGGCCAGGAAATGGACGCCGCCTACCGCAAACGGCGCGGCTTCGATGAGAAGTCCTATAAAGGACTGCTGGATGAGTTGCCGGTGGCGGCAGATGAAGAAGAGGAAAACGAAGAGTCGGTCGACGATTCTCCTTCAGTCGAATAAAAGGCCCGTTGCTCCGATCTCTCTTCAGCCACGGAGTGGCGGCAGATCGTAGCCGTGGGTTTCAACCCACGGGAAATGGCTCTCTTGCTATCGGAGTCGCGGAGCGACGATTGATGACGCGGAAGAACCATCCGCCGGATATCACGTGTCCGCCTTTCAATCGTCGCTCCGCGACTCCATTCATCATCGGCATTTCGCCCGTGGGTTGAAACCCACGGCTACGATCTGCCGCCACTCCGTGGCTAAGGGACAACGTCGAGGCTCGACGATAGTTGGCTGGAGCTCACTTCCCCTGCCAGTCGCCGAAGGCGCGGAACTTCGCGTAGCGACGGTCGAGAAGCACGTCCACCGGCAGCTTCGCCAGCTCGTCGAGGTGCTTGAGCACCACCGCCTGGAAATTCGTGGCCGTGGCCTTGTGGTCGTGATGGGCGCCGCCGGTGGGCTCCGGGATCACGTCGTCGATCAGGGCCAGCTTCTTGAGGTCCGGGGCGGAAAGTTTCATCGCCTCGGCCGCCTCAGGAGCGTGCTTGCGGTGCTTCCAGAGGATCGCGGCGCAGCCTTCCGGGCTGATCACCGAATAGTAGGCGTTCTCCATCATCAGCACGCGGTCGGCCACACCGATGCCGAGGGCACCGCCGGAACCACCCTCGCCGAGGACCACGGCGATCACCGGGACCTTCAGCAGCATCATTTCACGGAGATTGTAGGCGATCGCCTCGGCGATGTTCCGCTCCTCCGCGCCGATGCCCGGGAACGCGCCGGGGGTGTCGATCAGGGCGATCACCGGCAGGCCGAATTTTTCCGCCAGCTTCATCAGGCGCAGCGACTTGCGGTAGCCTTCCGGGTGGGCGCTGCCGAAGTTGCGCTTGAGGTTTTCCTTGGTGTCGCGGCCCTTCTGGTGCCCCAGCACCACCACGCGCTTGCCGCC comes from Luteolibacter sp. LG18 and encodes:
- a CDS encoding enolase C-terminal domain-like protein; translation: MSPSWSRRHFLKSAALLPLASQASAAPAIVTGKPSTGLRIEEVKMAFEDFNYRVPYKFGGTAVDRVTLLNVTARVSNAAGKSVTGFGSMPMGNVWSFPSSTMSYDTTLNAMRTLAKRIEKITGGFQDTAHPIEINFLLEPEYLKAAAEVSRELALPTPIPKLCTQVTASAFDAALHDAFGKLLGLNCYQTYSTELIGHDLSRYLNADFKGESLASYVTPTPRDWVWLFHSVGGLDAVTPGELKDRLHDGLPETLGEWIQRDGLQRIKIKLQGENLEWDIARTVAIDRVARETRPDVEWKYCCDFNEHCPNVDYLLEYLRKVKEQAPQGFESILYLEQPTKRDLKADRQNLMHEAAKLRPVVIDESLTDLDNLLLAREMGYTGACLKACKGQSHALLMAAAGKKYDMFLCVQDLTCPGASLIQSAGIASHVPGLSTIESNAREYVPSANAAWTAKFPGLFDTRDGKLATKQLTGPGLGAVP
- a CDS encoding family 20 glycosylhydrolase codes for the protein MLRSISPIVLCGVAAVAHAQVPLPADVQAASGKFTLKADDAIQTNSPAAAKEAEKFAAGLRTSTGLPLTVGTAQARIRVGIDESVRATGGDEGYRLNVTPEQVQLTAATAEGIFHGLQTLRQLLPPAAFSTQKVSGTEWSIGAVKIDDRPRFGWRGFMLDESRHFFGMDYVKHLLDAMAARKMNVFHWHLSDDDGWRIEIKSWPKLTEVGAWRGTECALPNTREGETHKRYGGFYTQEQIKEIVAYAAERHIDIMPELDMPGHCLAVTTAYPETLPGTGDDSVSVQGVKANVLSPAREGNYKMVDDIIREVATLFPFQFIHVGGDEVNHNAWSKDPAIKALMEKENLKGLGAVQNYFTRRLETIISKHQRRMVGWNEILGGGNLRPDTTVMAWTGTGPGFEAAKKGHPVIMAPGPYCYFDMGYGGPDEPKTHWWAGNIETSKTYSFDPTSGGNLTPDQQALVQGAHGALWTEFVTDGTGADYRIFPRLNALAEVAWTPQEKRNWDDFTRRFGDDLERLHYQGIAFRVPPPTALWKQGKAKLVPPFPGADMRFTTDGSKPTADSPRYESVISIADPNKLRYITVFRGRTSPAKNGAEREGFAKWSPENITADWKPVDFDASAAVTADGIHRALFQFNSGGKKLVIRKVELLRDGKVIATDAHDGESGGKAVNNSYRLPVTGHRSGAKYTLRAEIKGDGGNDSRGGISLDRAEGLEPEMTVAASADGYQEHTAASLVTWNPGSYFWSNRPLKDGDTVTFTFAKPQVLRHVELPTGEASGTKDQIQNAVLEVSNDGKTFKKVADYGYGSAKADLDGKPVLAIRLRATGTHAGWCMVRLPQLR
- the gpmI gene encoding 2,3-bisphosphoglycerate-independent phosphoglycerate mutase; the protein is MAKKPVVLIIRDGWGVNPGGKETAKRDGNATLLANTPFHDVMLEQYPKGLVSASGLDVGLPAGQMGNSEVGHLNLGAGRIVYQDLTRINKAIEENTLGSNPVFAEALEKAKGSRLHFIGLVSDGGVHSHLEQLIAMVKLAGAAGVKDIAIHAITDGRDTSPTGGEAYLSKLEDEVSPVGARIVTVTGRYFAMDRDKRWERTKLAWDAIVRGTGEERHVLASEAVADWYRQDKTDEFLPGMVFTKPNEDIIRDGDVILFFNFRADRARQLSEAFLRPDFAGFDRGHVPKVHFVTLTEYDETYGVPVIFGSQSMAMVLGETVSKAGKNQLRIAETEKYPHVTYFFNGGAELPFEGEERAIVPSPKDVPTYDFKPQMSAPEVTRIVLEKLPDYDLVILNFANPDMVGHTGVVEAAIKACEVIDASVQAIVEKTLSLGGKLLLTADHGNCEYMRNPDGSPHTAHTTNLVHAIYVAEDADQYQVKDGILADMAPTLLEMLGVAKPAEMTGSSLLVKK
- a CDS encoding acetyl-CoA carboxylase carboxyltransferase subunit alpha; amino-acid sequence: MQLLEFEKPVAELERELEKLRTKAASQNIDMSAEIETMEGKLADTRRSIYENLTPWQRVQIARHTNRPFMLDYVSLAFTDFSELHGDRHIGDDLSMPGGFARIGGKRVVVLGHQKGRDTKENLKRNFGSAHPEGYRKSLRLMKLAEKFGLPVIALIDTPGAFPGIGAEERNIAEAIAYNLREMMLLKVPVIAVVLGEGGSGGALGIGVADRVLMMENAYYSVISPEGCAAILWKHRKHAPEAAEAMKLSAPDLKKLALIDDVIPEPTGGAHHDHKATATNFQAVVLKHLDELAKLPVDVLLDRRYAKFRAFGDWQGK